The region atgatacatgtctgtctaaatgtgtgtacgtgtgcattcctgaaatctgaatgacacaggaaacgaatgatgagtgcccaatggcagctgtcagtcggctctacccagctaggcagcctgttctgcaaatgaccctgaattttcaaagcacttagagcttggcttccaactgaggaaaggcactatacaagtatccatatcattcatcattcaattTGTGTATGGCGTGATTTCCCGTACAAATCCTGCTCAATGTGCCTTCATGGTGCGATTTTTAGtacaaatgctgctcaaagtgcttAACATGATCCAGtatataataacaaaacataGGTTGAAAATGGTGTGATTTCCAGtacaaatgctgctcaaagtgcctaTAGAGTAAGGCACAATATCTAATACAGGTGCTGCACTGAATGCTTACATCACAGTATATGGCACAATTTCCGATACAAGTGCTGCTGAAAGTAACCACTATATTATGGCCTAATTGCCAGTACAAATGCTGCTCAAAACACCTAACATGATCCAGTTAAAAGCACTCATGACATAAAAACATGCCAGAAGCTCTCCACTGACAAAAATATCCAATGCGTTTAAACATCaataacattaatttttttttttaaaactgcagCAATTTCCAAACCCAATCAAACAATAAAAATTGTCAAGTAAATGATGCTCAGATTAAAATGGAATACATTTCAtaaaggaaacaacacacacacacacacacacacacacacacacacacacacacatgcaggaacaCACCTTGGCACTGCCCAGCTGGTAACTGGTGACCATGGCGACATGCAGGGTGAAGTGGTCACGCAGGTGGTCcaggtgggaaggggtggtgaggTAGCGGCGTCCCagctaatcaacacacacacacacacaacagtggtttaactcactcaggacaaaAGACCCCGATCGGAGCCCTACTGTTTGCAACCATTTCTGATGAAGGCCCCCAATCAGggccttagatagttttgaatttttggagtggtacctaatttccataatgatgttACGAGCAAAGAATATcctaactgacctttccactctccactgagACCAATAAATGCagcgtgtgttgctgtgctcgcgagcaggagagttattttcgagGTGACTTGTTCACTTGAACAGTGTGtatcaacaatggcgtctgacccagtttcgtctcagTCATGAGGCAGACAACAGCATTAGACGAAGGGGCCCTATTGTGGCTATATaatgttctgaatttaatctatttcaaactctttgtgctttcctggatttgtttacaagtcatcagtgtgtataaaatttgaacaaaaaatatggatactttcatcatctcactgtatgacagcataagaagggaggaagttttatatttgtCGGAatgtccccaactaactcattATGTTACAGATCAGTTTGAACGTTTATGGTTCATAGATGCTgacatttgtttttttggcaattttatttcttacccatacaaatgggttgtctgtggggaaagttaggggagctaactggcaatAGTAAGTGTATTGTATTTCAGTCAGTCACGTCCAACTACGACCAGAAGAccagcagtggaggcaactgctgtctctgACTATCTGAGCTataaatgaaagaataatgaggctaggaGCATAAAGGATTAACAAACAAAGCAGAACGGTAATTCTCTCAATGTACAAGGTACACTAACTtccagtcaatgctgcttatgctcccgattcagctagcacacaggtaaataaaaggtacattggagcaaacccaaacacttcctcaaaaacgaAGCTCTGGGCTTGTCTGAGCTATAATTTGATaaatagtggagactgtcttgcccggGTTACATTCCCACTGTCTCGGCCTAGGGGGTTTGACAATACAGTGGCGAAAGTCCTCATGGAAATGAGGgcattgtaataataatgacaacagcaacaacaacaatgatgatgatgataattaaaatagtaagtatgtgtagttaaaagcAATTTTACATAACTCAAAGTGCATGACAATAACATATCAGACGCAaaccaaacaagcacacaaatacacagaaatgcatacacacacatacactgtttaCTTCCACCtaaattctaatttttcaagatatatacatatcaagttgttttgttcatttgttaattttttgttctttgttttagcATCCTAACAAAATGACAACTTTTATTTCTGTGTCCTTGGTAATGTAAATGATAGAATATCCTttctctgatctttttttttacagctgaacTGTACATGATTATGCCCCTTACACTGACAAGAAACGCCACCACCTAAATCCGAGGAAATGAAGGAGTAAGTCAAAGTATGAAAAATGCTTTACCTGACatttaattaaaagaaaagaaaggaaatgacagTGCTGAACATCTGCCTCAGTGACATGATGTGGAGTGCACACTTTTTCCCCCCTGGAACAGCCATCttacttttttgtattttccaAATGCAATGACATTTTTGCTGGTTTTCTGGAGCAAGTCTAGATGGTAGGCATGTCTTTTATAGTAACAGCTGTTGCCGGTCTTTTCATTAATCAAGAAAGTAAAGGAAATACAAAGAAAGCAAACTCACAAGACTATTTCTGCCTTTAAAACACACTGAAAGGAAATCGTAATTTGATTTTGCCCTCTGTGTCAGAGCATAGAACATTGACTTCAATTCTGAATAAAAGGACGCACCACTGgatctttttgtttcattttctgatCTTAAActccttatttattttattttagtttagctTTAGTTTTagtctttttctcaaggcctcactaagcgcattgggttacgctgctggtcaggcatctgcttggcagatgtggtgtagcgtatatggatttgaccaaacgcagtgacacctccttgagctactgataccgatactaaAGCTGGCACTTTGCTACTGTTGTCACAGAATAAATGTTCAGAACTAAAGCAACCAGAGACAAGAGTGAGCGAAGAGAAAGTTTTCATAACTTTCTTTTAAACTTATTCACTCTAGCATCTTGTTTATTTTCTGTGTAATATTCTACAAGtttactcactcagtatggccagtcctctcttctcctctacacagacccctcggatgtccagtgggtgtctgaatgacccagcctttagcttctgtcgtcagaactgtggtattctttgtcaacattcacctcttcagtataagagccttccgcttgcaatattttgatgatggtaactgggatgaaacactgttaacgttgtctctttcgccgttcgtatggagagagttaaaagtgacAGAAAGTAGATAAAAGAATATGAATGCAGAAagtctataaaaaataaaaaccaaaaaaactaagACTCTAAGTCTTGTCTTCACTTCCCTACTATCTCTTACAATAAGTGTTTAATTTCTTTATGCCAAGCCTGAAGGCAAATTTCTGTATCTGATTCATACaacagactgattgattgattgactcacTTTGTGTAGATGAACAAACCTATGCTTTAAAACACTGACACGTCTTATCAAAGTCAGTCTTTTGTCACAATCCGGTTTTATTTacagactttctccatttgtaagttttcagatcgttttcttttcaatcgccaaagacatggaacaagctccctgataacctccttcattctgattccctcgcatcttttaaatctcgtctcaaaactcaccttttccctcagcagtaagttcaattgcggcaggtccacttcctttgtgttagctgtgcttgactttatgtgtatacatatgtatgtgtacataactacatgcatgtatatgaatgtgtattgtgtgtgcatgcgttcatgtaagtttgtgcctgcctatgtgtgcgtatgtgttagggtagctgttagacacacatgtattgttaaaatgtatgtatgcagtgtgtgtgtgtgtgtgtgtgtgtgtgtttgtgtagtcacattttggtgtgtgtatgaaacatagatgtaatgttttatgttaacaaagcgtttctgtaaagcacctagagcagatttctggatagtgtgctatataagtatccattattattattataagtttgatagactcagcagtcatatAAAGAAGTGatgaaaaggagagaaaggggtgtgcaTACCTCAGTCTTGCAGTTGGTGCaggtgagggagaagaaggaacTGCCAGCATCGTGAGCGTGCGTGGAATGGTGAAGAGTCTCTCCCACCGTCACACACTCCGTCACAGCACTCAGTGTAAACGACTGCCACATGAAGTCAACAGTGGTTGTCATAATGACAATCATGATGAAATGAGCAAAGTTATATTATGCAGTGTCCCCAATACTGGCTCTGACCCagggttttgacacacaaccaacagacctggaagactctggtgaacagttcttatgTGCGGCAccctaatgactcttcacagtatcagtatcagtagctcaaggaggtgccgctgcgttcggacaaatccatatacgctacaccacatctgccaagcagatgcctgaccagcagcgtaacccagcacgcttagtcaggccttgagaaaaaaataaaataaaataaataaacaaatagataaataaataaataaataaaatagaaaaaaaataaaataaaaataataataaaacaaaataacaaaaacaggggaataaaataaaaagaaataagtaaataaataaataaataaataatagataaatacattaaaaaaaaaaaaaaagaactactactaatattagtaataatgataatatttataaggcgcaaaaatttgatgaaatcaactgtaagcgtacaacaaagaaaaaaagaaaaaaaaagacttcacagagctgaggaagaagaagatccctAACAGCAAAATGGGGACTTAAACGCCACAAAAAGTAGTGTAAGATTTTAAACAATGTGCACAGAACTAAGCAAACAGGAATCTCCATCTACACAATAAATCATAAATAACCAAATTCAACTCACATGTAAGCCTATTCACctaagtgcatacacacacatgtatatcacacacacacacacacatatatacacggatatatatatatatatatatatatatatatatataacaatacaCACAAATCACAGGAGCACCTGGCTTTTGGTctacatacaaaaacacataaatGTATACAAGCACATTTCACTGAAATGCCTGATTCAGCTTAGTAAAAAAAATTTGCTAAGAGGAAAGTTttaagttattgttgttgtttttaaacctgACAGTGAAACAATTTGGTGAATGTGCCATATGAAAGAGAATTCAAGAGTGATCCCATCATTTTGTGATAATTTGAAGGTGTTACATCTGCAGATGTTTAtagatctgtatgtgtgtgtgtgagtgtggtagtgagtgagtgcatatattatatatgtatgcccatttgtgtgcatgtgtatttgtttcattgtatgtatgcctgtacatgtgtatgcacatgcatttATGTATCCATCAGTGTGTTATTGTCAGACCACTGACAGAGGTAATTTGTACACTGATAACGCCTGTAACCCAAACACCAGTTACTGGAGCTAGCAACTCAACTGGAAGCCAGAGTTCTacccttattatcattattttcacttTGACAGTGGTCCTATTTCAGTAACTGACAAAACTGTTCAATTCAAGATTTTCTTCCTGTCAGGCAAACTCCATATTACTTTTCTTTGTATAATGATCATGATGTACATGTAGAGGAATGACAAGGGTGAGGATGggagatacacaacacacacacacacacacacgcacgcacgcacgcacgcgcgcacacacacacacacacacacacacacacacacacacacacacacacacacacacacacacacacacacacacacacacacacacaaaatacagcaGATTTGATAGAAATATTCATGGGTGGCAAGTCCTATATTCAGTTGTTTAAAAAACTTGAACAAGCAGGGTTTTTGGACTTGTACATGTCCACTTGTCTTACCATACAGGCACTGAGGCAGCCATACATAATGATTGAAAGCATGCTCAGTCCACTGTTTAGTTTGTGGCTGCTGAACTCCTCAAACATTAACATGAGCAAGGTTAGCAATATGCATAAATTGTCTTCTGAAAGTAAATATACATGAAGCCAATCAAAGTTAGCAGTAGCTGCTGTGCACATAATATAATGCTGACCTTAGAAAATACTCAGGTATCTAAAGTGGATCACCCTTACTCAACCAAATGCAGTTAGGATTTGAAGTATCAAGAGAAGCTCACAGACCCTCGAATGAAGGTCTTACGCTCTAACCACTGAGTCACTGTCTCTACTAACAtgctaacaaaaaaaaattaagaattaAGCACAAAATGTGTTTAATTATTTGCTTCGTAAAATTATGTTCCTTTGTTAGATTTAAGGCAGTTCAATATTGCCacagagccccccacccccacctcccctctcatcCCGAGAAGGGAACTACCTCTAATGTTTCTTCAGCAGAGATCCAAGTTGTGGCATCGCCTAGAATGGAGCGACACGACTCGCACTGGAAGACAACATGAGAGTCAGACACCATGCTCGCTTTGTCCAGGCTGATCTGTTCACTTCTGTCCATCCTGTGTGATGTCACACTGTCTCCTGCACCACAAAAAGTATATAGAACATATTATATGTTTGTCATGGAAGTATGATTCTCTGGCACAGGAACACAGGCTTATCAATTGCACTGATCATGTATTTTTAATAATTTATCATTTTACTTCAGAGTTATTAAACTGATTACACAACAGCATCATGCAGTTATAAACACTGTGTCTTGAATGGGTGACTGTATGTCTGTTCTAATGTGACGCATGTGTGTTTTAATGGGGACAGTGGGTGGGTTTGGTTGTGTACATTTTGAACGTCTTTTCAACAAACGATTGTGTTGTTcacttgtgtgtgcttgtatgaaaAGTTATATGCTGCGAATGTTCAGTCAGTACACGTACGCGCTTGTGATGCATACGTGACTGCGTGATTCATTTTGTCTTGTTCCTTTGCATTATCTTTTCTTGATTACATCAGTTTATTCTTGTTTGGAAGAGGGCAGCAACTTGTGTATCAATTTCCTGTCCTGCGGGGGAAAAAAGGGGTTGTTTTATTATCTTACTAATTCCGATAACTGAGCGACGATCTATGCATTCAATTCATACCATCTTCCCAAACTTATAATTCTTGATATATGCAGATTTATTTCTCACCTTTTGTTCGATCACAGGCATGCGAGAAAATTCAACGTTCGGATGTTGTCTGCTACTTCTTGGACATTCAACATTTCCCGCAATGACCATGAATACATGCAAAATCTGAAATCAAATGCGAAACAAATATTTTTTCCTCCAAGTTTTCTTGGATTTATTTTTTAACAGCCGTATAAACTTTCAAATCATCGAAATAAATATATCAGACTAACAAAACAACGaaatttatatatctgtgtgattCAATCATAAAATCGAAAATATTTTAGCCTACCGCCTTTAAGAGTGATTTGCCCTTGACAATAATTATTACCCGCCAAATTTGGTACATGCCAAAGACGGAACAGAatgtaaactttaaaaaaataataaatagataagtaaatagaaataataaacacgttttcagaagaaaaacaatacgatttgtttcttttatataaAACCACAATGTCATGCCATAAAGGAGTAGTTCGAAAAACGAAAAGGAAGGATTCGAAGTCACAACATCAttgagtttcaaggtgtcaaataAAGCTCCACCTCATCTGTTGTTGACTACAAGTAAATCGAATgcgctggtcaggctttgagagcctgaATTCCTCATAGACTGGTGATGATAGCATGACAAACAAAACATCAAGTGGACAGGGCCACCGGCTCAGCGACCAGCGGCCACTGAcggcacacaatgacacacacacacacacacacacacattggcgcaCACactgggcacgcgcgcgcgcgcgcgcacacacacacacacactgacacacgcacacacacattggcgcACACCGGCACACTCCACACACTGACTCGGCATCATAGtgttggcgcgcacacacacacacacacacacacacacacattggcacgcacacactgcacacacatcatagtgttggcacacacacacacacacacacacacacacacacacacacacacacacgcacgcactgacaactatacacacacgggcacacagcacgcgcgcgcgccgcatCAGTCCGCGGCCTGTACTAGTAATatgagagggggggttggggggggggggggggatatactgGCGAGTGTGTGATTCGATCCcatgcggtcagattctctcgccgtTCAGTCCCGTGGACGAACGCGTTACCACCAGGGTACCACACCACTTTACATTGATGTATTGATGGGAACACACATGTAATTCATATGACACTGCAGctgacacataataataataataataatatttatatagcgctgaatcttgcgcagagacaaatctaagagcTTTCACACATGCATGTCTGGCTGAGATGTTCATTCATTATTGAGCTCAGCATTTTATTAGCAcaaatgtatgcatacacatacacacacacacacacacacacacacacacacacagagagagagagagagagagagatgaaatattCTAATGTtttttggccatgggcacataaacatgGAGGGGAAAATTTCACacatgagcacgcacacacacacacacacacacacacacacacacacacacacacacacacacacacacacactaaataaataaataaataaataaataaataaataaataaataaataaataaataaataaaaccttcaTAACATTTTGCGACTTAGCATGTAAATTAAATTGACAGTAAGTCTATTCATCATCTTTTAGCATACGTTTCTTCTTAGTTGTAAACAGATTTCATAACTATACTCTTCATTAGACAACTGCATTCAAAATAGGTCTATTACTTTCTACAAACTTCTGCCTCTGTTTCATACTGTGAAATACAAACTTGGAaactaataatgacagatctctgCACTTTCCATCTAACAATCTTTCTAATCGCTGACTAGTTGATTCCATTAACAAAAAATCTGTTTCTTAATTCCGAGTATAATGGgcaaaaacatataaaaaaaaaaacggttttcATTCTCTACACAGTCTTTACAATATGGACAGTATGACTGTGTGATATCATTACCATATCTGTTCATATTGCTGTTAAATGGTCACACTCCACATCTAATCTGGGATACAGCCACATTGTAAAAGCaggaggccaacaggactgctgcagctgttcagaagaggcaggccagaaagtcacggacaaacaagctccctgacaatgatatacctgtctttgtctgccccaactgtcagcgaacatttcgtgcgcagattggactattcagccatctgcgcattcacagatagattcatgagcatcctcccccccaccccaccaccaccctccccccatcccctagctggatgacaacgatggtcatcatcgatctcgatggacacaccaccactaccaaaagcAGGAGACGTATGGATACACATTTCTTTTGTACTAGCttgagcagtgagagagagagagagcctgtaaTCTCATACACAGGGTTGttcaaatccacttcgataggaaaaacaaataaaactgcacgcaggaaaaaatacaagagaggcaaggccttcaagactcacttgtgatacactttaaaaaaaaattctagctttttatgtattgagtataatttcaaaatgtaatgtttaagatgagaaagatcagtttaaagcgaattaagtcccctagcattaattacagggtaatttcccttttttactatctgcaccaaaacgtttgcaaaataaataaaacttccatgcttagcaaaagaagttcctgtttgaacaaaaaatgataataatgactgctcttgttgttgggtcagaatatcagatcaaagtgccaagtttagagaatacaaaaaatatagatataatagtaaatgcagtttgcatataattaggcttcattttttatttttttgtgcccatcccagaggtgcaatattgttttaaacaagatgactggaaagaactgaatttttcctatttttatgcctaatttggtgtcaactgacaaagtacgagggtcattcaataaataaggtgaatttttcggtataaggacttctaatacagatagaagcttactttttttatatatttttcaacttagtctcccagcactgtcacacacttttcccatctgtgcacaagcttccgtattccctcagcgtaaaaatctttggactgatgtctcagccagtcgctcacaacacttttgacttcatcgtcactttcaaacttcgtgcctctcgtgaacgctttcaagggaccaaacaggtgaaagtctgaaggggcaaggtctgggctgtaagggggatgagggagcagttcccagcccagctcgttgatggtctgcaccgttcgggctgctgtgtgaggccttggcatccaccggcagctgaccttcgagtagccaaggtcatcatggacaattttgtgtgctgccccaacagataagctcaaagtccttgcaatgtcatccactgtcacccttctgtcagactgaatgaggtcattgactgattcgatcacctcaggagacctcacttctgtaggccttccaggcctgtcttcatcctcaacactgctccgtccttctttaaacaatttagcccacttgtagacattttttcggctgaaacatgtggcaccatacacagttgacattctcctatgaatttcaactggtttgcacccttcagcaaccaaaaacttgataactgaccgctgttcaatcctggagcatgcttcttggtcggccatctttgttaatcgccaaaactctgaacgttttgtttgtttttttaatctgcaaaacaaattaaatccatgtgaaaaagaagtaaaacaaaaaaaaaaacaaaaaagaaaaaaaagtaagcttctatctgtattagaagtccttataccgaaaaattcaccttatttattgaatgaccctcgtatttggagagaaaattgcaatgttaaagtttaccacggacacacagacacacaaacacacacacacagacaaccgaacaccgggttaaaaca is a window of Babylonia areolata isolate BAREFJ2019XMU chromosome 22, ASM4173473v1, whole genome shotgun sequence DNA encoding:
- the LOC143297363 gene encoding protein Mis18-alpha-like, producing MDRSEQISLDKASMVSDSHVVFQCESCRSILGDATTWISAEETLESFTLSAVTECVTVGETLHHSTHAHDAGSSFFSLTCTNCKTELGRRYLTTPSHLDHLRDHFTLHVAMVTSYQLGSAKVKAMSENKGQELPLLVKVAERCMKLQHLVLSLNERLCTVERFLQEGEEGQDPDPVDKNGA